In Scleropages formosus chromosome 18, fSclFor1.1, whole genome shotgun sequence, one DNA window encodes the following:
- the tubb5 gene encoding tubulin beta-5 chain, giving the protein MREIVHIQAGQCGNQIGAKFWEVISDEHGIDPTGTYHGDSDLQLDRISVYYNEATGGKYVPRAILVDLEPGTMDSVRSGPFGQIFRPDNFVFGQSGAGNNWAKGHYTEGAELVDSVLDVVRKEAESCDCLQGFQLTHSLGGGTGSGMGTLLISKIREEYPDRIMNTFSVVPSPKVSDTVVEPYNATLSVHQLVENTDETYCIDNEALYDICFRTLKLTTPTYGDLNHLVSATMSGVTTCLRFPGQLNADLRKLAVNMVPFPRLHFFMPGFAPLTSRGSQQYRALTVPELTQQVFDAKNMMAACDPRHGRYLTVAAVFRGRMSMKEVDEQMLNVQNKNSSYFVEWIPNNVKTAVCDIPPRGLKMAVTFIGNSTAIQELFKRISEQFTAMFRRKAFLHWYTGEGMDEMEFTEAESNMNDLVSEYQQYQDATAEEEGEFEEEAEEDA; this is encoded by the exons TTCTGGGAGGTGATTAGCGATGAACATGGAATTGACCCGACCGGCACTTACCATGGAGACAGCGACCTGCAGTTGGACAGAATCAGTGTCTATTACAACGAGGCTACAG GTGGCAAGTATGTGCCTAGAGCCATCCTTGTGGACCTGGAACCTGGTACGATGGACTCTGTGAGGTCTGGACCTTTTGGACAAATCTTCAGACCAGATAACTTTGTGTTTG GTCAGAGTGGGGCTGGCAACAACTGGGCAAAGGGCCACTACACGGAAGGGGCTGAACTGGTGGACTCGGTCTTGGATGTGGTCCGTAAAGAAGCTGAAAGCTGCGATTGTCTCCAGGGCTTCCAGCTCACCCACTCCCTAGGTGGAGGCACTGGCTCCGGTATGGGCACCTTGCTCATCAGCAAGATTCGGGAGGAGTACCCTGACCGTATCATGAACACGTTTAGCGTAGTGCCTTCCCCCAAGGTGTCGGACACTGTGGTTGAGCCCTACAATGCTACGCTCTCTGTGCACCAGCTCGTGGAGAACACGGATGAGACCTACTGCATCGATAATGAGGCCCTTTATGACATCTGCTTCCGCACCCTGAAACTCACCACCCCTACTTACGGAGACCTCAACCACCTGGTGTCAGCCACCATGAGCGGAGTCACCACTTGTCTGCGTTTCCCCGGGCAGCTCAATGCAGACCTGCGCAAGCTGGCGGTGAACATGGTGCCCTTCCCCCGCTTGCATTTCTTCATGCCGGGATTCGCCCCTCTCACTAGCCGAGGCAGCCAGCAATACCGCGCCCTCACCGTGCCCGAGCTCACGCAGCAAGTTTTCGATGCCAAGAACATGATGGCTGCCTGTGACCCGCGCCATGGACGCTATTTGACCGTGGCAGCTGTCTTCCGAGGAAGAATGTCTATGAAGGAGGTTGATGAGCAGATGCTGAATGTCCAGAACAAGAATAGTAGCTACTTCGTCGAATGGATCCCCAACAATGTCAAGACTGCCGTCTGTGACATCCCTCCAAGAGGCCTCAAAATGGCTGTCACTTTCATCGGCAACAGCACCGCCATCCAGGAGTTGTTCAAACGCATCTCGGAGCAGTTCACCGCCATGTTCCGCCGTAAGGCTTTCTTGCACTGGTACACAGGAGAGGGTATGGATGAGATGGAGTTTACGGAAGCTGAGAGCAACATGAATGACCTGGTGTCTGAGTACCAGCAGTACCAGGATGCCACTGCTGAGGAAGAGGGAGAGTTTGaggaagaagctgaagaagatGCATAA